A stretch of the Vicia villosa cultivar HV-30 ecotype Madison, WI unplaced genomic scaffold, Vvil1.0 ctg.002396F_1_1, whole genome shotgun sequence genome encodes the following:
- the LOC131638725 gene encoding beta-carotene isomerase D27, chloroplastic: MKALGITVGAVPNLYSTGIRNRRLCVSFSSTSSSGSKTVGVAAPKIEYKPGVLDDLFLNLFRNKLVQEVGWDSKKPGYDGLIEVANRLMMKGTTNSHTIEATVRILRSLFPPFLLELYKILVAPLGGGKVAAIMVARVTALTCQWLMGPCKVNSVDLSDGTSCSSGVYVERCKYLEESKCVGICLNTCKFPTQTFFKDHMGVPLLMEPNFTDYSCQFKFGVLPPLPEDDAILKEPCLEACPIASQRKMANRNIGATACPKT, encoded by the exons ATGAAGGCGTTAGGTATTACTGTTGGTGCTGTTCCAAACCTTTATTCCACTGGAATTCGTAACCGTCGGTTATGTGTttcattctcttcaacttcttCATCAGGATCCAAAACG GTGGGAGTTGCAGCTCCGAAAATTGAATACAAGCCCGGTGTCTTGGATGATTTGTTCCTCAATTTGTTCCGCAACAAATTGGTACAG GAGGTAGGATGGGACTCAAAGAAACCTGGATATGATGGACTAATCGAAGTTGCAAACCGTTTAATGATGAAAGGCACTACAAATTCCCATACCATAGAAGCTACG GTACGAATTTTGCGATCTCTATTTCCTCCATTCCTTTTGGAGCTCTATAAAATTCTCGTAGCTCCTCTTGGAGGAGGCAAAGTTGCTGCTATAATGGTTG CAAGGGTTACTGCACTTACATGCCAATGGCTAATGGGACCCTGCAAAGTCAATTCTGTAGACCTATCAGATGGAACCTCGTGCAGTAGCGGG GTGTATGTTGAAAGATGCAAATATCTAGAGGAAAGCAAGTGTGTTGGTATATGCCTCAACACCTGTAAGTTTCCAACACAG accttcttcaagGATCATATGGGGGTTCCATTACTTATGGAGCCCAACTTTACCGACTACAGCTGTCAG TTCAAATTTGGAGTGCTTCCCCCACTGCCTGAAGATGACGCGATCCTGAAGGAACCTTGCTTGGAAGCATGTCCAATTGCTTCCCAAAGAAAAATGGCTAACAGAAACATAGGTGCCACTGCTTGCCCAAAGACATGA